TAGCTACCATTTTGACGCAATAACTTTTGAAAGGATAAAACGGAGAAAGcacattataattttaatttataaacaagaTTAAGAGACATAACAAAATGcaatgcacagtgggccagtagGTGGacaaaattggaaaaattttagttgtctaatttgaaaacttatttaattttagtatctatttatattaggagaaatttattgatattttatttacattaaatccCTTAGTTACCAGGACTCTAAGCATttgaatattgaaataaaaaaaaaaaaactataaataagtaattaacGTTGACATCAACGttgtgttatattttaattacatctacgtttttgaaacaaaaaattagtacAAGTTTTCTAGAGTATTAAGAGATGAGAAAAATCAATGTGTGAAATAAATTTGTCATAGCATGTTATCTCagttatactttgaaaatcacagattaaaaaaaaaattccttaagaaatttattttttgccgcaCTATAACTAATAGTTACCATAATTTGCCATGTGCTGTCTTATACTTATTTGAGCTATATGATGCTTCAATTGAGTTTTAATTGATTGCTCGTCCCCTTAAATCCCCGTTcagattttatatatgttttaacttgGTAGCTATGATACTAaattttgcatagcaacaacTCATTTTTACATTAACGTTGTTTTAACAGTATTTATTTGCGCTAAGTACACAATATTGGGggtatatattaaaatgagATTCATAATTCTTATGaggttaatttttttggttgctatggataccttacttttttattttcggTAGTTGTTAGTAATCTAATTACTAACACTAAcagtaatttaattacttttaattttaactactaACACTTGTAGTAACTTAATTACTAACAAGAATTAGTAGTCCACGTGGCATGtataacattaacttttaaatacaaaatacttgttacaataattattttgatatgcTTTTATTAAACTAAGACATTTCATAATTTTCTCCAAAAAATAATCTtagaatttcaaaacaaaatattactgaaGATATGTTGAAAtttattcagaaaaaatttgCTGAATTTAAAGACGTTGATTTTAGACTTACTGTTTAACGATTtgtttatttgcattaaaaaaagtggaaaTCTGCAAACCATACTGTCAAAAATTTGGAAAAGAAATTTGTGAACTGActtaatgaatatttaattgtCAGAAAAAAAGACAATGAACCAACTGCAAGTAGACGTGGTCGAAAACCAATTGCATTTGATAAtagttctaataaaactaaaaagcgGCGTGTATCTTGTTTAATTGAATCTCATTCATCCAATGAATTACTTTTTGctgctaataaaaaatttagagatgAATCTATTGTTATTGCTGCCTAgaacgttttaaatatttcaaatacaaataaagcaACTAAATATTCAGCAATCGAAGCACTGGGTTTTATAGTTGATGCAAGTCTGACAAAAGCTACCTATCAATTGAGTAGAAGCGAAGCCTTGGAGAAAGAATATAACATCTACTACGTTTACAATGATGTCAGAGATGCAAAACTGAAATGTTATCATGCAAATATAACAGTGGAGGACTATTCAGCTTCAGttcctttaaaagatttaatgattCATACTTTGCAAAGAATCTGTGCAGTTCAGGAATCTGTGCTAAGGCACTTGATATTGAACgacaaagcaataaaaacaacGACACTCGCGTGTAAGGCTGGTTTTGATGGTGCTTCTGGCCAAAgcatttataaacaagttttatcagaATCTGATATTAACAGAGATTTAAAGCGTGAAGaatcattatttattacttgTCTAGTCCCATTGGATTTGACTGGATTTATTTACAGCAACAAAAAGGTGCCTACTTGGAAAAATCAAAAGTCTCCTCCACAGCCTATTGTAGACCCATAAGATTTGCATACAAAATAGAATCCAAGAAATCTGTGATTGAAGAATATCAGTACATTAAAAGTGAGATAGAAAGCTTGGGTATGATTTTATTTGAGGTTTGCGGATCTTCTATTGAAGTGAATTGTATTATTGAACTTACAATGATTGATGGGAAGGTTCAAATgatattatctgaaaaaactaaCTCATACCAATGCTGTTCAATGTGTGGTATCTCTCCAAAAAATATGAATAGTCTTGATATTCTTAATATAGATTATACTAACAGAGAGTTCAAATATGGTCTTTCCAGTCTTCATGCATGGATTCGATTTTTTGAGATGGTATTGCACAttgcatataaaaaagataCAAGAAAGTGGCAAGCAAGATCTAAAGAACACAAAGAAAAGGCATCTGTAGCTAAACAAAAGATTTAGACtaattttatgaacaaaatgggacttgttgttgattttcttaaaagtGGTGATTCTGGAACAAGCAATGATGGCAATACCTCAAGGCGTGCTTTTGCAGCATATGAACAAACAGCAGAAATTCTGGATATTGATCAAAACCTTATATTCAGATTTTGCAATATCTTGGTAACGCTCTCTTCAGGATATGAAATAGACTGCTTAAAATTCAAGGATTATTGTTTTGACACTGTTAGACTATATGTGTCCCTTTATCCATGGTAAATTGAGTACAAAATTTCGGACGCCAATtcgatcttttttttaaagtttgaatgaGCTTCAAACAATAACTGAAAAAGGTTCTATTTTTTtcgaacatttaaaaaaaatctttatttactataaattgagaatttaaaggctaaaaatttaaattaaatttatttatcttgtttttttttcttccgcattttagttaaaaaaaaatctttttactgcCAAAAGTTTTTCTTCGCCAAATtgatgtaattttttgtaaataattattttaataagtgtTTGGTAACAAgatgattcttttttaaaatatttgaacatactttgaatttttcatataacattCTTTGGAACCGGTTTAGCCGGTTTAACCGGCGGTTATATCCAAAGAAAGTTGGAATACAAACGTTGGAGTACAAAAGTTAATCGCTGCAAAGCACCCGCTGCTCTCGTCCATTCTCCATCCCCGATTGAGAATTTTAAGAAATCTGCCAGCGTTAGGAACCACCTAGATAATCGCATAAAAAAATCCATGCtgtagaactttttaaaaaaagacacaaATCAGCGTAACTGATatttgttactaaatttttatttcttgggttttttttctcaatgattttttattaaaattgttactaTTTTTGGTAATGGAAACcttttataaaatgtgtttatagtaattttttaatgcccaagttttaagttttactcTTAAAGTTTTACGTTCGAACAATCGGACAAAAAGTTAAGCGTTcgaaagattttatttttaaatgatggaACTAACGTAtacttactttatttttaaatgatggaAATAACGTACACTGCTAAcgtataagaaaaaaaaaatcattaaaataataattgtagaagtcatttatttaaaaaaaaaaacgacgtTTAACTGCTAAAATTCGTTTTCGAAACGCTTCAAGACATGAGTTCTAATTTATTCTAATTTACCGCTTTTTTTACGTGAACGTTTATAACGTattttcaaagctttttttgttatcgtcgtcttttctttttttaaaagccgTGTTCAATATTGAATAATGTTAAGATTCAAGCTCTGCAAAGTTCGATGTTGCATTAGctcttattatatttataaaaattatatcgattataaaaattatatcgaTGTTGCATTAgctcttattataattataaaaattataaaaaaactttttctttacttataaTATGAAAACAAACCCCCTTTTATCTGCGTTGAagttaacaaaactttatataaagtttaacatTAATGTAACCTTTTAGCTCTTCTTATATTAGGTTTGAAAACTAAACACTTGATTAAAATACACTTATCTAGAATATCaagttgaaaaagttttaaagtctGCAATTGTCTAATCCAGGTCAGGTTCAGGATCATCACGatcaccctgctactggtattatgtaacccagtaccacctgtcCCATCccctgctgccttgtagagTGTGCTTTTTCAAGCCAAGGCTATGAGAAACAAAATCCCCTGCTTTTGGGCTCTttgttgagtaaaggctagagatagtgtctcaataaaaattcttgtcTTGGGCAGATGtaaactgcatccagctaatgTCTTGTAGGAGGCCTcttaggcaaagactttaggggtaagcagaataGCTCTGTTAATCAGCCTCGAAACCCTTCTTCACCTATTAGACTGggtgatgaatgctggatcttcttgacttttCTTATAGGTTTATGCTTGTGTATTTTTTGATAGTGGCTATGCAACTTttcctgttatctcctaatgaggatacagctctaaaactcagtttaatggttctgaggccggctggtagtaaggtttcccagACTTTGTGGTAGCTCTTAGAgaagctgattccatcaacagctgcaaaatatcagagtactaacagtgccatgttgcgcatggatggtgtttCTGTTAATGCTTTTGATGAGCATTGTCGAGGCCACATAAAGAGCCCAATGTTACGACTGATGGTTAAATAAGAGGACTGAAAAAACTGCATAGCTTATTGCTTGGGAGGACATGTTCTATCTTTGAATCAAGTTGTCTTCAAACTTAAATATGctaaaagtaaatcaaaatattaaacataaaaaaccatcctTATcacctaactgttttaatatatcttttactaatattcgtggtccgCAAAGCAAATTTTcatcagttgaatcttacctctCTCTAAATTTACTAGACTTGCTTGCTCCtagtaaaactaatttaaattttgctatTCCTTTTTCTAATCTCAATGCTGATGATTACTATCCTTGATTCGCAAAGACTCCAATATTCACATGCTTGGCTTAGTGGTTTACATACGcatcaattcacctatttgtcatgaaatcaggtttgaatcctttgaccattcttttatgtgctacCGCTTAGCATCTCTTCTCTCCATcaacttttctttgttttttatcgttctcctttttcccaagattgcactcttttagatataATTACTGATCAAATAGAACGCGCTCTCTCTCTTTatccctctgccaatattgttgttttgtgtgactttaatgctcatcacactgaatggcttggcgcTAACGCCACAgaccctgctggcactaaagcctataacttctgcatttctcagTTCCTTATTCAGATAGTAAACTTTGtaactcgttttcctgacaaccctaatcatttaccttcactccttgatcTATGTCTGGTCTCTGATCCTAGCTTGTGTTCGGTTTCTCCTTTTTCTTCCTTAGGTGGCTCTGACCATGTAATGatctctttaaatttttcatctcGTACTTTATTTTTGGATTCACCCTTACATCGCACTACTtgctactaccctaaagcttaTTGGTactctttttgtaattttcttcGTGACGGTCCTCGGGCTAATGTCTTTTCCCTCTCAGCTGaaaaatgcgcctcctacgtaatctcctggattcaggcaggTATGGatgcttttattccttctcgttgGTTCTAAGTCAaccctcattctactccatggttttcaccatcttgtgcagctgctatatccaatcctgattatttttcatctttttcaaaagaacaactcttttgagaacaaacagctatttattattgcaagaaatcgatgtaaaaaggtcctgtcagatgctaaactccattattctcagtttactaaatctcgTATTTTATCTCAGAATTTAGGCTCTAGACTTTTGGATAATCTTTAACAGCGTTGTTAACAAAGGAAGGTCTAAcaatctctcattcatgggaatgaccttattacctctcccaacgATAAGGCTGAACTATCTGCAAAGAACTTCTCTTCTAATTCAACTTTCGAGTCTTATGGCCAATCTCTTTCTTCCATTCCAATTAAGCAGATTAACctattgttagacattcaaataaTTCCTGCTTCCGTTGCTTAAGTCAtattaaactcttctacggcTTGTGGTCCAAACAaaattcctgtcacagtcttacaaaattgttctccagaactcgcttcaattttctataaactatttaataagtgcttgactgactcttgttttcctgcctgcttgaaaatggcatctgttgttccaaattccaaaaattttttgagattgtcaaacaatttgataatctcaaaaactttcaaaaaagtttttgagattataaaattgtttctttttaaccgctttattaaagtctCGAAGGCAAACACTcatctttatttccagtaacttctggcatagctcaaggttctatccttgttCCTATTTTGTTTCGTATCTATAGTAATGATCTTACCGACAACCTTAAATCtcaagtagctctttttgctgatgactcaaccttatactcctgtcttgacaaaaagtcttcttttttcgattgcttagaacagatagccgatcttgaatctgatctcacttctgtaacagattggggttcatagtggcttgtaaattttaactccaacaaaactcctATATTAATTAATGGCAACTCTCTTACTGAATCctcttctttacgtcttcttgggttatcatttactactgacctttcacggaaaccatatataaacaattgattgctaaactaccatctttttttttaatttatttatttcgtcattaaaaaaagaatacaatgccgttttatataaataaaatctacatggccggggctaaaagaagacaatattaTCACTACGCCCCGACGAGCTTTCATCAGCAAGCGTgtacaattattaaaatgtaaacataaaattactttgtaccatataaaaataaatacaaattttacaaGTATGCTAAGAtcagttactaatctataatcaaaagaaaatcgtaaaaataattaaaaaaagaataattaccGCTGATggcaatagaaaatttagtaACCATATAGTGCATTTTAGGTTGCTCAtaattgtaatttgaaaatcttatAGGGTACtcatgattaattttattgaaaaaaaaaagataatatagaaacatttaaaaaacctaCGAATCCACTAACTAAAAAGATCTTATCAATATTAAGTATGGCGGTAACActccaagaaataaaaaaaaaaattatgaaagaaatgttggatgattttaaaaaggaaactaaagttatattttaaaactaagaaaaaactGTAATTGGTATTGTTAGTGCAAACACAAAAATACTCAAGATTGGATAAATTTGAGACAAATATCATTGCAAATGcgaataagattaaaaaatttaaaaagagctTGAAGagataaaagaaagtttaaacttCAACGAACACGTAATtgataaaaagattgaaaataacaacaaacatttatttaccaAAATCGATAACAAACAATTAGGGAAAGAAAGaattaataatgaatttttaaacgaaaaaatccGTAACCTCGAAGATAGATCGCGAAGAGATAACTTAAGAGTTGATGGAATATGTGAAGACGAAGTCGAATCTTGGGCAGCAACCGAAGCAAAGGTTCAAAAACTGGGTTTAAAGGGCATTGAAATTGAACGTGCACTCGTACCGGGCAAAAAAAAGTTGGACGTCCGAgggtaattgttttaaaacttcaacaaagtcaaagctaaaattttaaaagaatcaacTCGTCTCAGAGGAACaaacatttatgtaaataaagatttttctggCGAAACGGTCgcaatcagaaaaaaattgtttgcggAAGTGAAAGAACGACGTTGAAATGGTGAGAATGTTTCGGCTCGTTacgataaaattatttcttttaaaaataatatttttaaaaacgctCTAAACAAATAATCGAATTACGcattcttaaaaagaaaccTTACGTAACCTAATTTTAACAACCATGGCTTTATTGAATGATTTTGAATccattactttaaattttttccaaggAAACCGCTTTTCCTCTGATGAAAACATAGatcagaataataattttttttgcgataCCTTTATGGATTGTGCTTATTTTTATCCTAAAGAATTTGAAGGTTTTCTTTTTcagaatgcaaataaaaaaagttcaaatcgAATCAGAATTCTTCACCTCAATATAAGAAGTTTAAATcggaattttgaaaaacttttagattttttagaagaaacaaaaaatctttttaatatcatttgtttaactgaaacatGGATTACATCTTgacaatacttttaatattcctcattttaaaattatctcacAAGAAAGAAAAACGAATTAACGGGGTGGAGGACTTCTAATTTatgttgatgaaaatattttttataacatgagAAATGATTTAAGCGCCTCCGATGGcgttaaagaagttttaacaattgaacttttattgaaatttcaacaattggaaaaacaaaaaatattattctaagcTGTTGTTATCAACCACCTGACGGCGCGAGCGAAAACCTAagcatgtttttacaacatatCGTGAAAACAAGTGAcgcagaaagaaaaaaaaagttttgtaattggGGACTTTATTATGAACTGTTTTCTTTATAACGATGACCataaagttaacaatttttatgaCACAATTTACCCTTAATTAATCGCGCTACTAGGGTAACTATAAACTCGGCTACCCTAATAGATGATATCATTACAACagacatttttaataaagatattcaaAAAGGTATCATAAAAACTGACATATCCGATCATTTTCCTATATTCCtgattttaaactcaaatttagaaaaaaaataccccaatagttgtaaaaaaacgtactttcaaacaaaaaaatgttaaactatttaaagGTCAGCTAACTTTACTCCATTGAAatcatattgattttaatgacaatgcaaataacatcttcgaaacattttataaaacactgTTTTCTGTTTACGACGATAGTTtccaattgttgaaaaaatgataaaaatatacaaaagctCAAAaagtcttaaataaaaaaatcgtcaAAAATTAAACACAAGTTATAGAGCAAAGTGATCAATTAATGgccacaatttttttataaaccgtCGTGGAGGATTTATTAATGACCAACGCCTACACCTTAtacaaaccttttttatttttaaaacatttttaattcagataaaaatgtatttaaactgagattttaaatttgtacCTATTATTGGCCAGGTAGACCAAATAATAGCCagcaaattaaaaaacgttACCTATTATGAGCCACTTACATTACCTAAAATCAATATATCTAAGAATGCTTATATATCGAAAAGTATTATTCAGACAGACGATTAAAGCCTAATAATGAACTAGGATCTACTTTAAAGAACTACAAaccaagataatttttttataagtaaaatgttCTATACTTcgcttaaaaatattactttggttgatattaaacaaaaaaacttaaacagtttttattagttattcaaataaaaagatagTCTATCAAAAAggaaatacaaaataagttaagaaactttttaattacttttatagaaaatcaagcataaaacaaattttaaataaaaaaatagctttagCACATAGCTGTTATAAGATTTCAACTAGCATTTAATAATGCAATTTTCAATATATGTACAATAAGCTTTACAATAATATGTTAgaagttttgataatattaaaataataataagaagttTTCACAATATATTGATAAtgaatttgataataatctgtTGATAATAGTCTATTTACATTTGCTCATTATCGATGGAGATAATTGCATTATCTGGTACTTTAATACAGATATTTTGATTATCTGAAGAGATATTGAATTCCAATATCTTAGGAATTGGACTGAATTTTCTCATTCTAACTGAGCTAGCTTTTTTAGATAGCTTTTGTATCTCTTTCTCCTGTTTTTGTTgtgctttattttctttttctttttgttttttcaatttttctctTCAGCTGCtgcgactttttttttttctcctccTCATTTACTTTAGATTGCATTGCTTCTTGAGaagttaatacaaaatttttttgagcctTTTTTCGATTTTCTTTTGACTTGATAGTATATATCTTTGGATAAGGCAAAATGTCATTGTCACTATCATTATTTGAATGGTTTGTACACAACATAATTGGTGTCAGACTAGGCTGAACAATGGCTTTTATTGGCATCTGATTACAATCATTAGTggttttatttggaaaaagacTTGATTGCCCAGTTGTTTCATTTGCCCCAGGAACTTGCTGAATAATAGTTTCATTTAGAAATGGAATAGTAACTATAGATTCATTAGGCATCGGAACAGAGTCATCTATTTCTAAAATGGTATTTGTACATGAAATCTGTTTcagtttaaattctttatataatttatacaaggGATCTGGGATGTCGTAGCCATTTTAAATACagaaattaaaagttgtaaactGCTCATGAGTCAAATGGGTACCCCATATCAAAGAATTATTGTCAAGgtttatcaaattattatctattttagATTCAGACATATTTCCAGgtttattaattaattctaCTTCAAAATTAACTTCCTCTTCTATTGCATATTCTGATATTGTTATTTTAGTGTCAGGTTTGATTGGATGCAGACTTGATTCAAGCAGATCATTTGAGTCAAGTAGCTGTTGTATGGAATAGACAGAATTAGGCAAGTAAGCTGTGCTTGGAACAGCAGACGGATTGTATGGAAAAATGCCACATGATCGAAACCCTGAAATAATATTAGCAGCTGTGAGAGCTTGATCCCAGGCTTTCTTAAAAAGGCCACAAAAAGTTGACTTGTCAATAGTAACTCCAGGATATTCATTCATTAATTCATGACATGTTTGATTATAATAGGTTTTAAGAGGACCAAATACTGCGCGATCTAGAGGCTGGAGCCAATGCGAACAATGCGCTGGCATTTCaacaatataaatgttattttcgATTGCAACAGACAATAACTCAACAAAGTTATGAGAATCGTGACCATCAACTATGAGAATTTGTGGCCTATCTCTACCTATATTAGGCAAGAAAATACTAGTGAACCAAAGAAATGCAATTCCTTGCTTTGCCCAACCTGTCTCACTAAAACTCCAATTTGACCCTGATGGTGCATTTGCAGTATTAAAAGAATGAAGAGATCTAGCTGTTTTACCTTTTACTATCAAATGTGGAGGTACTAAACCACCTGCAGCATTTACAGCAGCAATAATGGTTATGGTTTCACGTTTTCCAGATGTGCGAGATTGAAGGTGTTTTGTACCtctttttgcaattattttagGAGGTTTAAAATCCATCTGTAGCCCAGACTCATCCATGTTCCAAATTAATGAAGGCTTTAAAAGGGCACGAGTGTCACTCAAAACTTCATGCAGGGAATAgaaatatttagcaacttttGGCATAGACATGCATTGATGATAGACTGATGAAGTACCTTCAGGCTTTcgcaaaactaaatttttatgtcGCTGATTATATGAGCGCCACCATTTTTCTGAAGGAGTTGAACgcttaaactttaaattgtgcTTTGTGGCTAAATCtgatgcatattttttaaattgtctctTTCCAAATCCAAATCCAAGTTCAGCTCTTGTTGCGGCATATTCAACAAGTTTTAGCTCTAAATTCATTGATAATATTGAACTAGGTCCGGGTTTGACACCATGAACTGAATTGCCTTTAAGATATTTACCAAGGGTCGAGGAATACTAAATTATGCTGCAGCTTCTCGTTGCGACATTAAACTATTTTGAACAGCTGCAATTGCATTTTTCATGTCTCTGTTGGACCACTGAAATCTCTTTACATTTGTCACTTTCTGGTTcaactttgaattaaaactaGAGGCAGTGTTCTTTTTAATCTTGTTAttcttttttgtgattttcGTGGTTTTTCCCATAATTAACTAAAAGATAGAGAATACTGACTACATTGTTATGATAATGATTTACATTAGATTTTTGTAAGGTTATATACAGATACCACaaacaaatacatatacaaGCATAAAGTATGCTTATCATGCATATCTATACATCAATGTAACAGAAATAGCATACATGAGTACAATGGTTAAATACAACATAATACTTATAATACATAATACTTAGTGagcattaaattaaatatacaaaatatatatattttaaattgttatgtagctagtaaatattaataataataatttttgtttatttgtattatataaattataaaatacaaaccattactttaaatatttacaaacattaaaacaaataaaattacatacttACAGACATAATAAACCGTTATAATAAATACTGTAAAGTAAATACTAATTATACGTAGTATTTATACATGTTAAAGTAAATACTGATTATAGTTAATATAAGCTTTACATTAACtataatatagtatttatacATGTTAAAGTAAATACTGATTATAGTTAATATAAGCCTTATATTAACTATAATCAGTATTTACTTTACCATGTATTAACACtaagtataattataataaggaTACAATTAGGACATATAAGTTATTAGAACTTTTATAATAAGGACATATAAGTCTAATTTATTGTGACACAATTTGTGTTTAAACTATATAcacaataaattaaacattgtCCTAATAATAGCCACGTAATAATTCGATATTAAAAATAGGAGCCGTGGCTCTTATTTGGTTAAACAAATGGCTATTATTGAGACCTATTTGAAATCTGGGAGTTTAGGTTATATTGATGCTTATGCCTATCGTATATTGACGAACAAAACAGtttacataataatattaaagtacaCAACAGatcaaaataaaccaaaaagaCATACCTATAAGAATATTGCGTTAAAATGTGTCtcaaagttaaatgaaaaaaccaaaaattactttttacgGCATAAAATATTCACTTCAATTAACCTTGAGAAAAATAAGATTTCGTTAAAATTAAgactgaaaaaaacatttataaaagttagGTTAAAACATAGATATattaaagaaacagaaaagtATAATCAACAACGAGATAAATGTTCCgccaaataaataaatgcaataaaagcGGATCCAAATTTGGCTCTTAATAAGACCCGGCCTTTATTAGGGCTCTTTGCCctatattaaatatctaaaaacaaaaacacctattagcgaaaaaatatataaaaactacaaatatccatttgaaaaaatatgtaaaagccTAAAAAGAAATTACCACTcagaac
This portion of the Hydra vulgaris chromosome 13, alternate assembly HydraT2T_AEP genome encodes:
- the LOC136089725 gene encoding uncharacterized protein LOC136089725 → MNLELKLVEYAATRAELGFGFGKRQFKKYASDLATKHNLKFKRSTPSEKWWRSYNQRHKNLVLRKPEGTSSVYHQCMSMPKVAKYFYSLHEVLSDTRALLKPSLIWNMDESGLQMDFKPPKIIAKRGTKHLQSRTSGKRETITIIAAVNAAGGLVPPHLIVKGKTARSLHSFNTANAPSGSNWSFSETGWAKQGIAFLWFTSIFLPNIGRDRPQILIVDGHDSHNFVELLSVAIENNIYIVEMPAHCSHWLQPLDRAVFGPLKTYYNQTCHELMNEYPGVTIDKSTFCGLFKKAWDQALTAANIISGFRSCGIFPYNPSAVPSTAYLPNSVYSIQQLLDSNDLLESSLHPIKPDTKITISEYAIEEEVNFEVELINKPGNMSESKIDNNLINLDNNSLIWGTHLTHEQFTTFNFCI